The genomic segment CGCCCTGAGCCATTGCAAGTCTTCATCCGGTAGCGATCGCTTCAAGCAATCGAGAAGGAAGTGACCAGTGCTGCCGCCCGTGTAGTCCGCGATCGGAACGCTTCTCCGACACCAAGCTCGTAAGGGTTGTCGGCGATCAGCGGGTTCCGGTGACGGGTCTCGACATCCTCTCAGGTGCCCGCAGCCTCTGGGAACCGCCGAAGATGAGGCCGGCGACCGCCTCTGCCGCATCCCGATCGACGGTCCTCGTGACGTGCTGATAGAGATCTGCGGTGATGGCGATGGAAGCACGTCCGAGACGCTTGGACACCACCTCGACCGGCACACCGGCCTCCAGGGCGAGGGTCGCGTAAGTGTGACGGAGACCGTGGAAGGGCCGCGGGCTCAGGTCGGGCAGCCCGGCCGCGTTCGCCAACTGGGCGAAGCGACGGGAGAGCGAGGTCGGTTGGATGGGTGCTCCATCTTCCCGTGCGAAGACCAGACCGCGGTCGCCGTACCCGTCTCTGGCCGCGAGCCGTTCCTCGAGTTGGCGTTTGCGATGGGTGCGAAGCTCGCGCGTCGTCACCGCGTCGAGTGCGATGCGGCGTCGTGAGTGGTCGGTCTTCGGGAACGGTTTGAGCTGCGGCCGGTGCTCGACCTCGACCAGTGCCTGCACTACGGCCAGATGACCGTCGTCGAGATCGACGTGGTCCCTGGAGAGCCCGAGTACCTCGGAGCGTCGCATCCCGGTGGTGAGCACGACCGTGTGCAGGGCGCGCAGCCGATCGCCGGCGACGTGGCCGAGGAAGGTCTCGACCTGGTCACGGCTCCAGGTGCGTCGTTGCAACCGCGGGCTTGCGTGCTCGTCGGGCGCTGGGTGGCTTGGTCCGGGTCGCCGGATTCCGCCGGAGCAGATCGTGCTCGACGGCATCCTGGAATGCCCGGTGGAACATGACGTGGACGTTGCGGACCGTCTTCGGCGCCAGGTCGGTGCCGTCGCGCCGCCCGCTCTTCAGCAGTGTGGCGTACAGGTGGTCGAGCAACCCTCGGGACACAGAGCGGGGAGGCTCTCGCTCTTCATGGCATCACCTCGGGTGCGGGTCAGAACTTCCGGTTCTGAATTCGCGCCGGGCCTTGGCGGCTTCGTAGATATTTCTTCCCTCGATCCGGTGATGTCATCAGGAAGGCTGAAGGTAGCGTGATACCGTCGCGGCGTGGATGAAGGTGAACGTTCGCTTCGCAACGCCACGTACCGCCTCTTTGTGGAGTTTGGCCGGGCCCCGACAGCGGGTGAGGTTGCGGCAGCCGAGAGTTCGACTGCGGAACTTGTCCAGGAGGCGTGGCGCCGTCTTCACGATGACCATGCACTGGTCTTGCATGACGGAGGCGAGCTCCGTATGGCGAATCCGTTTTCGGCGGTTCCCACGGCGAATCGAGTGCATGCCGGCGGTCGCTGGTGGTACGCGAACTGCGCGTGGGATGCGTTCGGGATCTGCGCTGCTCTGCACACCGACGGTGACATCGAGACGTCCTGCCCGGATTGCGGCGAGCTGCTAACGGTAGCGATCCGACGCCAGCGACCCAGCGATGAGACGATGCGCTTCCATTGCCTGGTCCCGGCTAGCTCTTGGTGGGAAGACATCGTCTTCACTTGAAGCAACATGAATCTCTTCCGGTCGGAAGAGCACATTGCCCAATGGCTTGGTGCTCGCGCCCCAGGAGCGACCATCCCCGTGTTGAAGTTGAGCGAGTTGGCCCACGCCTGGTGGGACGATCGCCTCTCGCCCGATTGGCGTCCTCACACTCGCGAGCAGAACCAGGCGATCCTCGATCGACTCGAACTCTCGGGACCGTTTTGGAGACTCCCGTGAACGCGTCCGTGAGCTGCCACTGCGCCGCCCGATAACCCCAGCCGGAGCGCCATACAAACCGATCCCGAGCAGTAACGAGCATTTCAGCGAGTGCACCCGATCGGCACTTCTCGGGCGGCTTGCGTGACGGGTCCGAGAGCCGTAGGACCCTAGGTTCCGCAGGACGGCGACGCGATGCTGGCGTTGGCGCACATCTCGACCGGCATACGGATGGCGGGTTCATGGTCACGCTCAACGCCGGGCGCGACGCGGCGAGCAAGCCGCGCGATGGACTCACCGGTTCGGAAGGGCTAGCTCACGTGGATCGAATGTTGCGAGACGTCTGGATGGGTTAGGGGTGGTCCGCGACCCGAACGCTTCTCCGACACCCAGGATCTTCTCATACGGCTTCGGCCGCAGCGTTCGCCGATAGGTACCGAATTCGGGCGCGTCCTGCTGCCAGGCGTGGAATCATGGCCGATCTCGCTTGTTCCGGGCATGTTTACGATGCCGAAGTGTCCTTGCGAATCGTCGCGGTGAGTTACGACGCTCTCGACCCGGAAGCCTTGGGCCTGTTCTGGGCCGGGATGCTCGGTCGAGAGATCGTCGAGGAAGCCAACGGAGTGCTGTTGCCCGGTACCGACACTCAGATCGGGCTTCGGTTCGTCGCGGCCACTACGGAGACGTCTGGGCGGAACCGCCTGCACCTCCACCTAACCAGTTCCACCGCCGAGGACCAACGGCGCAAGGTGGAAACGGTGTTGAGACTTGGGGGCCGCCGCTTCGGCACGAAGCCGCTGCCAATGGGTCGCGACTCCATCTTTCTGGCCGATCCTGGCAGCAACGAGTTTTGCGTGATCGAACCAGGCAACGGCTACCTCGCTGGCTGTGGCCTTCTCGGCGAGTTCACGTGCGACGG from the Acidimicrobiia bacterium genome contains:
- a CDS encoding site-specific integrase, whose protein sequence is MQRRTWSRDQVETFLGHVAGDRLRALHTVVLTTGMRRSEVLGLSRDHVDLDDGHLAVVQALVEVEHRPQLKPFPKTDHSRRRIALDAVTTRELRTHRKRQLEERLAARDGYGDRGLVFAREDGAPIQPTSLSRRFAQLANAAGLPDLSPRPFHGLRHTYATLALEAGVPVEVVSKRLGRASIAITADLYQHVTRTVDRDAAEAVAGLIFGGSQRLRAPERMSRPVTGTR
- a CDS encoding VOC family protein, translating into MADLACSGHVYDAEVSLRIVAVSYDALDPEALGLFWAGMLGREIVEEANGVLLPGTDTQIGLRFVAATTETSGRNRLHLHLTSSTAEDQRRKVETVLRLGGRRFGTKPLPMGRDSIFLADPGSNEFCVIEPGNGYLAGCGLLGEFTCDGTREVGLFWRDALEWPLVWNQGKQIAIQSRRGGTKISWDSWHVTRENGRNRQEFDLAAPEPAVEAERLVALGATVLGDRGDGVGLADPDGNGFSITLGH